One segment of Enterobacter ludwigii DNA contains the following:
- a CDS encoding AAA family ATPase: MQIISFKVSQFRSISGEITTDGLNGITIVGKNNSGKSNLLHAMRVFFEGKYKSHLYNYDSDIPDNLKSGQTSFAVKFLFEDNELNDVSDHLIDQDDSDDEDDSLIEENTSENSLSLDKPDIEIADEQELNQPQRGRRTLSLRDRYLQLFDMIEDSRLSTPQNEVTVHLTITNKNNFYYSVFKGYKRKQDITSSKYTSKERIFVDKLLKSFGCIYIPSSKSIEDIYNTLLEPYIRTEVSSAIAPSIELIKAKLSEISQEITTEMVNSGIHDCQLYIKPPKEIDSLFGNFSLQMKDTVENTLSSKGTGIQCLSLFSAFKSISKKKLEKGIQTIWMIEEPESFLHPSLGVSCSKIIESLQLVAYVVTTTHALSFVSNDVTKIIELVKENGVTKDKKHLKKFDAVSSIRENLGVKFSDFFNLSGAAIFVEGITDKLYISQILKILSVDDYAQNWPLLRSAQIEEFGGVSALGGFLRGCYKFLYDQAQIVTIFDGDDAGIKERKALQGFFGNQGIRFEANKDYVSIRSGHSIEGLFPDSFITSLMQDHPSWFVGQGLSVDAAGVVESFSLVDTKKTNAYNYLIEKCKSTPIQSWVERWEIAFNAIESALAVKEVELHSKSFKTHTEDSLQETAMS, encoded by the coding sequence ATGCAAATAATTTCATTTAAAGTATCACAATTTCGTTCTATCTCTGGTGAAATAACCACTGATGGGCTAAATGGCATAACTATTGTTGGTAAAAACAATAGTGGAAAATCTAACCTACTACATGCAATGAGGGTTTTTTTTGAAGGAAAATATAAAAGTCACTTATATAATTACGACAGTGATATCCCCGATAATCTAAAATCAGGTCAAACAAGCTTTGCTGTTAAATTTCTATTTGAAGATAATGAACTAAATGACGTATCAGACCATTTAATAGATCAAGATGACTCAGATGATGAAGATGATAGTTTAATTGAAGAAAACACTTCAGAAAACAGCTTATCGCTTGATAAGCCTGATATTGAAATCGCTGATGAACAAGAATTAAATCAACCACAAAGGGGAAGAAGAACATTAAGTTTACGAGATAGATACCTGCAATTATTTGATATGATTGAAGACTCTAGGCTATCAACACCACAAAATGAAGTAACCGTTCACTTAACAATAACAAATAAAAATAATTTCTATTATAGCGTTTTTAAAGGATATAAAAGAAAGCAAGACATTACATCTAGCAAATATACTTCTAAGGAACGAATCTTTGTTGATAAACTCCTAAAGTCATTTGGCTGTATATATATCCCATCTTCTAAAAGCATTGAAGACATTTACAATACGCTTCTAGAACCTTACATTAGAACTGAAGTATCATCAGCAATTGCTCCATCTATCGAACTCATTAAAGCAAAATTATCTGAAATATCTCAAGAAATCACCACCGAGATGGTAAACAGTGGAATTCATGATTGTCAATTATATATAAAACCACCAAAAGAAATAGATTCGCTTTTTGGTAATTTCAGTTTGCAGATGAAAGACACTGTAGAAAATACTTTATCTAGCAAAGGAACAGGGATACAATGCCTTTCATTATTCTCTGCTTTCAAATCAATTTCTAAAAAGAAACTTGAAAAAGGGATTCAAACAATTTGGATGATTGAGGAACCTGAGTCATTTCTACATCCTTCGCTTGGTGTTTCTTGCTCAAAGATAATTGAATCATTACAATTAGTAGCATATGTTGTTACCACAACACATGCCCTGTCATTTGTAAGCAATGACGTAACCAAAATTATTGAATTGGTAAAAGAAAACGGTGTAACAAAGGACAAGAAACATCTTAAAAAATTTGACGCGGTTTCGAGCATACGTGAAAATTTGGGCGTTAAATTTTCTGACTTCTTCAATCTTTCTGGTGCAGCTATATTCGTTGAAGGAATTACAGACAAATTATATATATCACAAATCCTCAAGATTTTATCTGTAGATGATTATGCTCAAAATTGGCCACTATTGAGATCTGCTCAGATAGAAGAGTTTGGTGGAGTTTCAGCCTTAGGAGGTTTTCTAAGAGGGTGTTATAAGTTCTTATACGATCAAGCACAAATTGTAACTATATTTGATGGTGATGACGCTGGCATCAAAGAAAGAAAAGCGCTGCAAGGTTTCTTTGGAAACCAAGGTATTAGATTTGAAGCAAATAAAGATTACGTTTCTATTAGAAGTGGGCATTCGATTGAGGGTTTATTTCCTGACTCATTTATAACCTCACTGATGCAGGATCATCCATCCTGGTTCGTTGGCCAGGGGCTATCTGTTGATGCTGCTGGGGTTGTAGAGTCATTTAGTTTAGTTGATACAAAGAAAACCAATGCCTACAACTATCTAATCGAAAAATGTAAATCTACACCTATCCAATCATGGGTCGAACGTTGGGAAATTGCATTCAATGCGATAGAATCAGCGCTGGCTGTTAAAGAAGTTGAACTTCATAGTAAATCGTTTAAAACTCATACTGAAGATTCATTACAAGAAACAGCAATGAGCTAA
- a CDS encoding RusA family crossover junction endodeoxyribonuclease, which produces MGVIVTVYNILPMGKPRMTRADKWKKRPEVMRYRAFCDHVRLLGICMPDSNSHVTFVLPMPRSWSKKKRAEMNGKPHQGKPDLDNLMKSLMDALFEDDTHIWDSRITKLWGENGQIIIRESE; this is translated from the coding sequence ATGGGGGTGATCGTGACAGTCTACAACATCCTCCCGATGGGTAAGCCACGCATGACGCGTGCCGACAAATGGAAGAAGCGCCCTGAAGTTATGCGTTATCGGGCCTTTTGCGATCACGTTCGGCTCCTGGGCATTTGCATGCCCGACTCGAATTCACACGTTACCTTCGTTCTTCCAATGCCGAGGAGCTGGAGCAAGAAAAAGCGCGCAGAGATGAACGGGAAGCCCCATCAGGGTAAACCCGATCTTGATAACCTGATGAAGTCTTTGATGGATGCACTCTTCGAAGACGACACACATATCTGGGATTCAAGGATAACAAAGCTCTGGGGCGAGAACGGGCAGATCATTATCAGGGAGAGCGAGTGA
- a CDS encoding DUF968 domain-containing protein has translation MRALLQPVIARELGVVLLKPGRELMELFTAGRILIERQPESMAGYQTGRVPDARQPLEDNEQLRSFFLNEKVLIAAGGISGLDYWLLKYGGGNCQYAYSDYHYHELTIMHHEPGSILLCGYCDNQLREQHTEALAELARRNVIAFILDSIRVSLGIDKSREISLAELSWWAVRKSVTDALPECCAREVLRLPEESEIGRESDITPAVPATSILGDLVSAFDLPDALTEPLMDVVVDPAPPQSFMRRPKRLRWESRDYLNWMKTQPCECCQQQSDDPHHLIGWGQGGIATKAHDIFSIPLCRKHHTELHNDRLAFERKYGSQLEMIIRVLDRAYALGVLA, from the coding sequence ATGCGTGCGCTTCTTCAACCTGTGATTGCGAGAGAACTTGGTGTCGTGCTGTTGAAGCCGGGCAGGGAGCTGATGGAGTTATTCACAGCAGGCAGAATCCTGATCGAGCGCCAGCCAGAAAGTATGGCCGGGTATCAAACTGGTCGTGTTCCGGATGCGCGGCAGCCACTGGAAGACAACGAGCAGCTGCGAAGCTTCTTCTTGAATGAAAAGGTCCTGATTGCAGCCGGTGGAATAAGCGGGCTTGATTACTGGTTGCTGAAGTACGGCGGCGGAAATTGCCAGTACGCTTACAGTGATTACCACTATCACGAACTAACCATCATGCACCATGAGCCAGGGTCTATCCTGCTTTGTGGCTATTGCGACAACCAACTGCGAGAGCAGCATACCGAGGCGCTGGCAGAACTGGCACGCAGAAACGTAATTGCCTTTATTCTGGATTCTATTCGTGTTTCTCTCGGTATCGACAAAAGTCGCGAGATTTCCCTCGCGGAACTCAGCTGGTGGGCTGTTCGTAAGTCAGTAACGGATGCTTTACCAGAATGTTGTGCTCGGGAAGTGCTTCGTTTACCCGAAGAAAGCGAGATTGGGCGCGAAAGCGATATTACGCCTGCAGTACCGGCCACCAGCATCCTTGGGGATTTAGTTTCAGCGTTTGACCTGCCTGATGCGCTGACAGAACCGCTGATGGATGTGGTGGTGGATCCCGCGCCGCCTCAGTCTTTCATGCGTCGTCCAAAGCGTCTGCGCTGGGAAAGCCGCGATTATCTGAACTGGATGAAAACACAGCCTTGCGAATGCTGCCAGCAGCAATCAGACGACCCGCATCATTTAATCGGATGGGGGCAGGGTGGCATTGCTACAAAAGCGCACGACATCTTCTCCATTCCACTTTGCCGAAAACATCATACCGAACTGCATAACGACCGCCTGGCATTCGAGCGTAAATATGGCTCGCAGCTGGAAATGATCATTAGAGTGCTGGACCGGGCCTACGCGCTCGGCGTTCTGGCGTAA
- a CDS encoding class II holin family protein: protein MYPMEKITTGIAYGASGGGTGYWLLQLLDKVSPSQWAAIGVLGSLMFGLLTWLTSLYFQIKADRRKAARGE, encoded by the coding sequence ATGTATCCAATGGAAAAAATTACGACGGGAATAGCATACGGAGCATCTGGAGGGGGGACTGGATACTGGTTGCTTCAGCTCCTCGATAAAGTCTCCCCATCTCAATGGGCGGCCATTGGTGTGCTCGGTAGCCTCATGTTTGGTTTGCTGACCTGGTTAACGAGTCTGTACTTCCAAATCAAAGCGGATCGCCGCAAAGCTGCGCGGGGTGAATGA
- a CDS encoding lysozyme, which yields MSNKAKLSAAVLALIASGASAPLIFDQFISEKEGNALVAVVDPGGVWSLCHGVTVIDGRRVVKGMTASEEQCRKVNAIERDKALAWVDRNIKVLLTEPQKVGIASFCPYNIGPGKCFPSTFYRRINAGDRIGACEAIRWWIKDGGRDCRLTKGQKNGCYGQVERRDQESALACWGLDQ from the coding sequence ATGTCGAACAAAGCAAAGCTCAGCGCAGCAGTGCTGGCGCTAATCGCGTCAGGGGCATCTGCTCCACTCATTTTCGACCAATTCATCAGCGAGAAAGAAGGCAATGCGCTGGTGGCCGTTGTTGATCCGGGTGGGGTCTGGTCTTTATGTCACGGCGTGACCGTTATCGATGGCAGGCGTGTTGTTAAAGGCATGACGGCCAGTGAGGAGCAATGCCGGAAGGTTAACGCTATCGAACGCGATAAGGCATTAGCCTGGGTTGATCGCAATATCAAAGTGCTTCTGACAGAGCCACAGAAGGTGGGTATCGCATCCTTCTGCCCGTACAACATTGGTCCCGGTAAATGCTTCCCTTCGACATTCTATCGGCGCATCAATGCAGGTGACCGCATAGGTGCATGCGAGGCAATTCGCTGGTGGATTAAAGACGGTGGCCGTGATTGTCGTCTAACCAAAGGCCAGAAGAATGGCTGCTATGGCCAGGTTGAGCGACGGGACCAGGAAAGCGCGCTGGCGTGCTGGGGGCTGGACCAATGA
- a CDS encoding terminase small subunit: MEVNKKRLSEIFGVSIRTIQNWQDQGMPVVRGGGKGNEVLYDSAAAIEWYSGRDAAIENEKLRKEVEQLRVDSESDLQPGTIDYERHRLTRAQADAQELKNAKESAEVVETAFCTFVLSRIAGEIASILDGIPLSVQRRFPELENRHIDFLKKDIIKAMNKAAALDEMIPGLLSEYIEQSG, translated from the coding sequence ATGGAGGTCAATAAAAAACGCCTTTCAGAGATTTTTGGTGTCAGCATCCGCACGATCCAGAACTGGCAGGATCAGGGAATGCCAGTTGTGCGAGGTGGCGGTAAAGGGAATGAAGTGCTTTATGACTCTGCCGCCGCAATTGAATGGTATTCCGGCCGGGACGCAGCGATAGAAAACGAAAAGCTGCGCAAAGAGGTTGAACAGCTGAGAGTTGATTCAGAATCAGACCTCCAGCCTGGCACGATTGATTATGAGCGCCATCGGCTTACCCGAGCCCAGGCTGATGCTCAGGAACTAAAAAATGCAAAAGAGTCCGCTGAGGTGGTGGAGACCGCATTCTGCACGTTCGTGCTGTCGCGGATAGCCGGAGAAATTGCCAGTATCCTTGATGGAATACCTCTGTCGGTTCAGCGGCGCTTTCCGGAACTGGAAAATCGACATATTGATTTCCTCAAGAAGGACATCATAAAAGCCATGAACAAAGCAGCTGCGCTGGATGAAATGATACCGGGGTTGCTGAGTGAATATATCGAACAGTCAGGTTAA
- a CDS encoding phage terminase large subunit family protein, which yields MNISNSQVKGLQHSARSGLRSLYRPEPQTAVEWADENYYLPKESAYQEGRWETLPFQRAIMNAMGNDYIREVNVVKSARVGYSKMLLGVYAYFIQHKQRNSLIWLPTDGDAENFMKSHVEPTIRDIPTLLALAPWYGKKHRDNTLSMKRFSNGRGFWCLGGKAAKNYREKSVDVAGYDELAAFDEDIEKEGSPTFLGDKRIEGSVWPKSIRGSTPKIKGTCQIERAAKESEHFLRFYVPCPHCGEEQYLKFGDKETPFGFKWTPGDPASVIYLCEHNACVIKQQELDFSQARYICDETGIWTRDGLCWFSSSGTEIDPPDSVTFHVWTAYSPFTTWVQIVKDWIKTKGDTGKRKTFVNTTLGETWEPKIGERPDAEVMAERIEHFGARVPERVAYLTAGIDSQLDRYEMRVWGWGPGEESWLIDKIIIMGRHDDESTLLRLDEAINKTYPRPNGVEMLISRFCWDIGGIDPTIVYNRSKKHGLFRVIPVKGASVYGKPVANMPRKRNKNGVYLTEVGTDTAKEQIYNRFTLVAEGDEPLAGAVHFPNNPEIYDLAEAQQLTAEEQVEKWVDGKKKIVWDSKKRRNEALDCFVYALAALRISISRWQLDLDSLLASLLEEDTGRKNNKSLADYARALAGDE from the coding sequence GTGAATATATCGAACAGTCAGGTTAAGGGGCTACAGCACTCCGCGCGCTCGGGGCTCCGTTCGCTGTACCGGCCAGAGCCGCAAACGGCGGTAGAGTGGGCAGACGAAAATTATTACCTCCCGAAAGAGTCTGCTTATCAGGAAGGGCGCTGGGAAACGCTGCCGTTTCAGCGTGCGATAATGAATGCGATGGGTAATGACTATATCCGTGAGGTCAATGTCGTTAAGTCTGCCCGTGTAGGCTATTCAAAAATGCTGCTCGGCGTGTATGCGTATTTCATCCAGCATAAACAACGTAACTCACTTATCTGGTTACCTACCGACGGTGATGCAGAGAACTTCATGAAGTCCCATGTCGAACCGACAATCAGGGATATCCCCACGCTATTGGCGCTGGCACCCTGGTACGGTAAAAAACACCGGGACAACACGTTGAGCATGAAACGTTTCTCGAATGGTCGCGGTTTCTGGTGCCTCGGTGGTAAAGCTGCAAAAAACTACCGTGAAAAATCTGTTGATGTGGCGGGTTATGACGAGCTGGCGGCATTTGACGAGGATATCGAGAAAGAGGGCTCTCCAACGTTTCTGGGTGATAAACGTATTGAAGGGTCGGTCTGGCCTAAATCCATACGAGGATCCACACCCAAAATTAAAGGAACGTGCCAGATTGAACGTGCCGCCAAAGAGTCGGAGCATTTCTTACGCTTCTATGTTCCCTGCCCACACTGTGGGGAAGAGCAGTACCTTAAATTCGGCGATAAAGAGACGCCATTCGGATTCAAGTGGACGCCGGGGGATCCTGCCAGCGTTATATACCTGTGTGAGCACAATGCCTGCGTAATTAAACAGCAGGAGCTCGATTTTTCACAGGCGCGGTACATCTGTGATGAAACCGGGATCTGGACGCGCGACGGCCTTTGCTGGTTTTCATCATCGGGTACCGAAATTGATCCGCCTGACAGCGTTACCTTTCACGTCTGGACGGCCTATAGCCCCTTCACAACATGGGTGCAAATCGTCAAGGACTGGATCAAGACCAAAGGCGACACGGGGAAACGTAAGACGTTCGTCAACACAACGCTTGGTGAAACGTGGGAGCCTAAAATTGGTGAGCGTCCTGATGCTGAGGTGATGGCCGAACGTATTGAGCACTTCGGGGCCAGGGTGCCGGAGCGCGTGGCCTACCTTACTGCCGGTATTGACTCCCAGCTTGACCGTTACGAAATGCGTGTCTGGGGCTGGGGGCCTGGCGAGGAAAGCTGGCTTATCGACAAAATTATCATTATGGGTCGCCATGATGATGAATCCACACTTCTCAGGCTGGACGAGGCGATCAACAAAACCTATCCGAGGCCTAACGGCGTTGAGATGCTTATTTCCCGCTTCTGCTGGGATATCGGCGGCATAGACCCAACGATTGTTTATAACCGCTCGAAAAAGCATGGTCTGTTTCGTGTCATTCCTGTTAAAGGCGCATCTGTTTACGGCAAGCCCGTGGCGAATATGCCTCGCAAGCGTAACAAGAATGGCGTTTATCTCACTGAGGTAGGAACAGACACCGCGAAAGAGCAGATTTATAACCGTTTCACGCTGGTGGCAGAAGGCGACGAGCCGCTGGCGGGTGCGGTTCACTTCCCTAATAACCCTGAAATATATGATTTAGCTGAGGCTCAGCAGCTTACGGCTGAAGAGCAGGTTGAGAAGTGGGTAGACGGGAAGAAAAAAATCGTCTGGGACAGTAAAAAACGACGAAACGAGGCGCTTGACTGTTTTGTCTACGCGCTTGCAGCACTGCGGATAAGTATCTCCCGCTGGCAGCTGGATCTGGATTCTCTTCTGGCCAGCTTACTGGAAGAAGACACTGGCCGTAAAAATAACAAATCTCTGGCTGATTATGCCAGGGCATTAGCGGGAGATGAATAA
- a CDS encoding phage head-tail joining protein: MATQAELDAARAALHDLMMGKRVATVQKDGRKVEFTATSVSDLKKYIADLESQVGTTSRRRGPARFYA, encoded by the coding sequence ATGGCAACACAGGCTGAACTGGATGCCGCGCGCGCAGCGTTACATGACCTGATGATGGGGAAACGGGTTGCGACGGTACAGAAAGACGGTCGAAAGGTGGAATTTACGGCGACCTCAGTCAGCGATCTGAAAAAGTACATCGCCGATCTTGAGTCACAGGTCGGTACCACTTCACGACGCCGCGGGCCGGCAAGGTTCTACGCATGA
- a CDS encoding phage portal protein: MKIPSLVGPDGKTSLREYAGYHAGGGGFGGQLNAWNPQSESADAALLPNFSRGNARADDLVRNNGYAANAVQLHQDHIVGSFFRLSYCPSWRYLGIKEEESRAFAREVEAAWYEYAEDDFCGIDAERKRTFTMMIREGVATHAFNGELCVQPTWDNDSSRLFRTQFKMVSPKRVSNPGNTGDTRNCRAGVKISDSGAALGYFVSEDSYPGWMSQKWTYIPRELPGGRPSFIHIFEPLEDGQTRGANVFYSVMEQMKMLDTLQNTQLQSAIVKAMYAATIESELDTDTAMDFILGADSKQQNKLTGWLGEMASYYAAAPVRLGGAKVPHLLPGDSLNLQSAQDTDNGYSTFEQSLLRYISAGLGVSYEQLSRNYSQMSYSTARASANESWAFFMGRRKFVAARQACQMFVCWLEEAIARRVVTLPSKARFSFQEARTAWGNANWIGSGRMAIDGLKEVQEAVMLIEAGLSTYEKECAKRGDDYQEIFSQQVRETMERRQAGLKPPAWAAAAFDAGLKKSNEEDKDDARAA, from the coding sequence ATGAAAATTCCTTCTTTAGTTGGCCCTGACGGGAAAACCTCCCTGAGGGAATATGCAGGCTATCACGCCGGTGGCGGCGGATTCGGTGGACAGCTAAATGCCTGGAATCCCCAGAGTGAAAGTGCCGACGCCGCACTTCTGCCGAACTTCTCACGGGGGAATGCCCGTGCTGATGATCTGGTCCGAAACAATGGTTATGCGGCAAACGCCGTGCAGTTGCACCAGGATCACATCGTCGGGTCTTTTTTCAGACTGAGTTACTGCCCGAGCTGGCGATATCTCGGCATTAAAGAAGAGGAAAGCCGGGCGTTTGCCAGGGAGGTGGAGGCCGCCTGGTATGAATATGCGGAGGATGACTTTTGCGGGATTGATGCCGAGCGCAAGCGAACCTTTACCATGATGATCCGCGAAGGTGTCGCGACGCACGCTTTTAACGGCGAGCTGTGCGTTCAGCCCACCTGGGACAATGATTCATCGCGACTTTTTCGCACGCAATTTAAAATGGTTAGTCCAAAACGCGTGAGTAATCCCGGTAATACAGGTGACACGCGTAACTGTCGCGCGGGCGTCAAAATCAGTGATAGCGGCGCAGCGCTGGGGTACTTCGTCAGCGAAGACAGCTATCCTGGCTGGATGTCGCAAAAATGGACCTATATACCACGGGAACTGCCGGGCGGAAGGCCATCATTCATCCATATTTTTGAACCGCTTGAGGATGGACAGACCCGCGGCGCAAACGTGTTTTACAGCGTGATGGAGCAGATGAAAATGCTCGACACCCTGCAAAATACCCAGCTCCAGAGCGCGATAGTGAAGGCCATGTATGCGGCCACCATCGAAAGTGAGCTTGATACCGATACGGCGATGGACTTTATCCTCGGCGCGGATAGCAAGCAGCAAAATAAGTTGACGGGCTGGCTTGGCGAAATGGCATCTTATTATGCCGCGGCGCCGGTTCGCCTCGGTGGCGCGAAAGTGCCTCATCTTTTGCCGGGCGATTCACTGAACCTTCAGTCAGCGCAGGATACCGATAACGGTTATTCCACCTTTGAACAATCCCTTCTGCGCTATATCTCGGCTGGTCTTGGTGTGTCGTATGAGCAACTTTCCCGCAACTACTCTCAGATGAGCTATTCGACAGCGCGTGCCAGCGCCAATGAATCCTGGGCGTTCTTTATGGGGCGTCGGAAGTTTGTCGCGGCCCGGCAGGCCTGTCAGATGTTCGTCTGCTGGCTCGAAGAGGCGATTGCGCGCCGGGTTGTCACGCTCCCGTCCAAAGCCAGGTTTAGCTTCCAGGAGGCGAGAACCGCATGGGGTAACGCCAACTGGATTGGCTCGGGGCGCATGGCTATTGATGGGCTGAAGGAGGTGCAGGAGGCCGTAATGCTGATCGAGGCCGGTCTCAGCACATATGAGAAGGAGTGTGCCAAACGCGGAGATGACTATCAGGAAATATTTTCTCAGCAGGTACGTGAAACTATGGAGCGCCGCCAGGCGGGACTTAAACCTCCGGCATGGGCGGCTGCTGCTTTCGACGCAGGGCTGAAAAAATCAAACGAGGAGGATAAAGATGACGCCAGAGCTGCGTAA
- a CDS encoding S49 family peptidase, which translates to MTPELRNLPHIASMAFNEPLMLEPAYARVFFCALAGQLGITRLTDPASGVTLGAEQIAEPLVLFGDDEEMGPRPARSYQVTNGIAVLPVSGTLVSKTRSLQPYSGMTGYNGIIARLQQAISDPGVDGILLDMDTPGGMVSGAFDCADIIARMRDIKPVWALANDMNCSAGQLIASSASRRLVTQTARTGSIGVMMAHSNYGAALKTNGVEVTLIYSGDHKVDGNPYEKLPKDVRADFQTRIDATRQMFAEKVSAYTGMSVQAVLDTEAAVFSGQESVDNGLADELVNNTDALGVMREALDRRKKTTTGGTMPSPSASAATNQPADQTATQTSAPTEQVTTVDTTTAALTAQADLSAQVSAAVAAENGRIMGILNCEEAKGRESQARALAETPGMTVESAQRILAAAPQSAQARTDTALDRLMETAPGTLSAGNVSAEAGDDLLNTPV; encoded by the coding sequence ATGACGCCAGAGCTGCGTAATCTCCCGCACATTGCCAGCATGGCCTTCAATGAGCCGCTGATGCTTGAACCCGCCTACGCGCGGGTTTTCTTTTGCGCGCTGGCAGGCCAGCTGGGTATCACCCGTCTGACGGATCCCGCTTCTGGCGTCACGCTCGGTGCAGAACAAATTGCAGAGCCGCTGGTGCTGTTTGGCGATGATGAGGAAATGGGGCCCCGGCCAGCGCGGAGCTATCAGGTAACAAACGGGATCGCGGTGCTTCCCGTTTCCGGCACGCTGGTCAGCAAAACCCGGTCACTGCAGCCTTATTCCGGTATGACGGGCTATAACGGGATCATTGCCCGCCTGCAGCAGGCAATCAGCGATCCCGGCGTGGACGGCATCCTGCTGGATATGGACACGCCGGGCGGGATGGTGTCCGGGGCTTTTGACTGTGCCGATATTATTGCCCGGATGCGGGATATCAAGCCCGTCTGGGCGCTGGCGAACGATATGAACTGCAGCGCAGGGCAGCTTATTGCCAGTTCTGCATCACGACGGCTTGTCACGCAAACGGCCAGAACCGGATCTATCGGCGTCATGATGGCGCACAGTAATTATGGCGCTGCACTGAAAACTAACGGCGTTGAGGTCACGCTGATTTACAGCGGCGATCACAAAGTCGACGGCAATCCTTACGAAAAACTACCGAAGGACGTTCGCGCGGATTTTCAGACGCGTATCGATGCCACTCGTCAGATGTTTGCCGAAAAGGTTTCCGCTTATACCGGCATGTCAGTGCAGGCCGTACTGGACACCGAAGCGGCTGTCTTCTCAGGCCAGGAGTCCGTGGATAACGGTCTGGCGGATGAACTTGTTAACAATACCGATGCGCTCGGCGTGATGCGTGAAGCACTCGACAGACGCAAAAAAACAACCACTGGAGGAACTATGCCATCACCTTCTGCATCTGCAGCGACTAATCAGCCAGCTGACCAGACAGCTACACAGACTTCTGCACCAACTGAGCAGGTCACCACCGTTGACACAACAACCGCGGCTTTAACGGCCCAGGCAGACCTCAGCGCTCAGGTTTCGGCAGCCGTAGCCGCCGAGAACGGTCGCATCATGGGTATTCTGAACTGCGAAGAGGCAAAAGGTCGCGAATCACAGGCCCGCGCGCTGGCCGAAACGCCGGGCATGACGGTCGAGAGTGCGCAGCGCATTCTGGCTGCGGCGCCGCAAAGCGCCCAGGCGCGTACCGATACGGCGCTGGATCGTCTGATGGAAACCGCACCTGGCACTCTTTCTGCAGGGAATGTCTCTGCTGAAGCCGGCGACGATTTGTTAAACACCCCCGTATAA
- a CDS encoding head decoration protein, whose protein sequence is MAITEVFTHHQPLGNSDPAHTAYAPGELTASTPAMTPLMLDATSGKLTVWDGENAGAATGILAVTADQSSAELAFYKSGSFRIEDVLWPSAVTDENIKRNAFAGTAISIV, encoded by the coding sequence ATGGCAATCACCGAAGTATTTACTCATCACCAGCCGCTCGGTAACAGCGATCCGGCACACACTGCGTATGCACCGGGCGAACTGACAGCATCCACCCCGGCAATGACCCCGCTCATGCTCGATGCTACGTCAGGCAAGCTCACTGTGTGGGACGGCGAGAATGCAGGTGCAGCAACCGGCATTCTGGCGGTTACTGCTGACCAGAGCAGTGCAGAACTGGCATTTTATAAATCCGGTTCGTTCCGCATCGAAGATGTGCTCTGGCCATCTGCCGTTACCGACGAAAATATCAAGCGCAACGCGTTCGCCGGTACTGCGATCAGCATCGTTTAA